Proteins encoded by one window of Streptomyces sp. ALI-76-A:
- the priA gene encoding bifunctional 1-(5-phosphoribosyl)-5-((5-phosphoribosylamino)methylideneamino)imidazole-4-carboxamide isomerase/phosphoribosylanthranilate isomerase PriA gives MASKLELLPAVDVRDGQAVRLVHGESGTETSYGSPLEAALAWQRAGAEWLHLVDLDAAFGTGDNRALVGEVTGAMDIKVELSGGIRDDATLAAALATGCTRVNLGTAALETPEWVAKVIAEHGDRIAVGLDVRGTTLRGRGWTRDGGDLYETLERLDKEGCARYVVTDIAKDGTLQGPNLDLLRNVCAATDRPVVASGGVSSLDDLRALAGLVPLGVEGAIVGKALYAKAFTLEEALEAVAK, from the coding sequence ATGGCTTCGAAGCTCGAACTCCTCCCCGCCGTGGACGTCCGTGACGGCCAGGCGGTCCGGCTCGTGCACGGCGAGTCCGGTACGGAGACCTCGTACGGCTCGCCCCTGGAGGCCGCCCTCGCCTGGCAGCGGGCGGGCGCCGAGTGGCTGCACCTGGTCGACCTGGACGCGGCGTTCGGCACCGGCGACAACCGGGCCCTGGTCGGGGAGGTCACCGGGGCGATGGACATCAAGGTCGAGCTGTCCGGCGGCATCCGGGACGACGCCACCCTGGCCGCCGCCCTGGCCACCGGCTGCACCCGGGTGAACCTCGGCACGGCCGCCCTGGAGACCCCGGAGTGGGTCGCCAAGGTCATCGCCGAGCACGGCGACAGGATCGCGGTCGGTCTCGACGTCCGCGGGACGACCCTGCGCGGACGCGGCTGGACCCGTGACGGCGGCGACCTCTACGAGACGCTGGAGCGCCTCGACAAGGAGGGCTGCGCGCGGTACGTGGTGACCGACATCGCCAAGGACGGCACGCTCCAGGGCCCGAACCTGGACCTGCTGAGGAACGTGTGCGCGGCCACCGACCGCCCGGTCGTGGCCTCCGGCGGCGTGTCGTCCCTGGACGACCTGCGGGCCCTCGCCGGGCTGGTCCCCCTCGGTGTCGAGGGCGCCATCGTCGGGAAGGCGCTGTACGCGAAGGCGTTCACCCTCGAAGAAGCCCTGGAGGCGGTGGCCAAGTGA
- a CDS encoding MFS transporter, with amino-acid sequence MTTTAPVIPGRAAAERPAHRDGNVLRWLAAYTSSMVGDSVYYLALSWAAVQAGTPAQAGLVMTASAVPRALLMLGGGVIADRFGPRRVVIGSDVVRCAAVLAVAVLLFATDPGLWPLAALAVVFGTVDAVFLPAVGALPARVTSHGQLARVQGMRGLGIRFASVVGGPLGGLGVALGGAAAAFGLAALLIAVSVPLLLSVRMRELPSDDKAADAGGTAWHELVAGLRYIRRHRVLAPLMVAITLGDLGFVGPLNVGLVLLADERGWGAVGMGWVLAGFGVGAGAASLLLTVRGRLPYAGHTAAYAVLGGSVAIGALAQAPGVAVAAGTALLVGLLAGLSGALCAALLQTQSDPAYLGRVTAVASLASLGLAPLSMPLSAAAIGAWGTGPVFAVSAMVCGLGGVVALCVPGLRRAELPR; translated from the coding sequence GTGACCACCACCGCGCCCGTCATACCCGGGCGGGCCGCCGCCGAGCGCCCCGCCCACCGCGACGGCAACGTCCTGCGCTGGCTCGCCGCCTACACGTCCTCGATGGTCGGCGACAGCGTCTACTACCTCGCCCTGTCCTGGGCGGCCGTCCAGGCCGGAACGCCCGCGCAGGCGGGCCTGGTGATGACGGCGAGCGCCGTGCCGCGGGCCCTGCTGATGCTGGGCGGCGGAGTGATCGCCGACCGGTTCGGACCGCGCCGGGTGGTCATCGGCAGCGACGTCGTGCGCTGCGCGGCCGTTCTCGCGGTGGCCGTCCTGCTCTTCGCCACTGACCCCGGACTGTGGCCCCTCGCCGCGCTGGCCGTGGTCTTCGGCACCGTCGACGCCGTGTTCCTGCCGGCCGTGGGGGCCCTCCCCGCGCGCGTGACGAGCCACGGCCAGCTCGCGCGCGTGCAGGGCATGCGCGGCCTCGGGATCCGGTTCGCGAGCGTCGTCGGGGGCCCGCTCGGCGGCCTCGGGGTGGCGCTCGGCGGTGCGGCGGCCGCCTTCGGTCTCGCCGCGCTGCTGATCGCCGTGTCGGTGCCGCTGCTGCTCTCCGTACGGATGCGGGAACTGCCCTCCGACGACAAGGCGGCCGACGCCGGCGGCACCGCCTGGCACGAGCTGGTGGCCGGCCTGCGGTACATCCGCCGCCACCGCGTCCTCGCCCCCCTGATGGTCGCCATCACCCTGGGAGACCTCGGCTTCGTCGGCCCGCTCAACGTGGGCCTGGTCCTGCTCGCCGACGAGCGCGGCTGGGGCGCCGTCGGGATGGGCTGGGTGCTCGCCGGGTTCGGCGTCGGCGCGGGCGCCGCCTCCCTGCTGCTGACCGTGCGGGGGCGGCTGCCGTACGCCGGGCACACCGCGGCGTACGCGGTCCTGGGGGGCTCGGTCGCCATCGGCGCGCTCGCCCAGGCGCCCGGCGTCGCCGTGGCGGCCGGCACGGCCCTGCTCGTCGGACTGCTCGCCGGACTCAGCGGCGCCCTGTGCGCGGCCCTGCTGCAGACCCAGTCGGACCCCGCCTACCTGGGCCGCGTCACCGCCGTCGCGAGTCTGGCGAGCCTCGGACTGGCCCCGCTCAGCATGCCGCTGTCGGCCGCGGCGATCGGCGCCTGGGGCACCGGCCCGGTCTTCGCGGTCAGCGCGATGGTCTGCGGGCTCGGCGGGGTCGTCGCCCTGTGCGTGCCCGGCCTGCGCCGCGCCGAGCTGCCCCGCTGA
- the hisI gene encoding phosphoribosyl-AMP cyclohydrolase yields MTSTPAPSNLDPEIAARLRRSADGLLPAIAQQYDTGEVLMLGWMDDEALHRTLTTGRCTYWSRSRREYWVKGDTSGHVQWVKSVALDCDADTVLVRVDQVGAACHTGARTCFDADVLLKDAGVLLEDADSGLPGADQ; encoded by the coding sequence ATGACCAGCACGCCCGCGCCCAGCAACCTGGATCCCGAGATCGCCGCCCGCCTCAGGCGCAGCGCCGACGGACTCCTGCCCGCCATCGCCCAGCAGTACGACACCGGAGAGGTACTGATGCTCGGCTGGATGGACGACGAGGCGCTGCACCGCACACTCACCACCGGCCGCTGCACCTACTGGTCCCGCAGCCGCCGGGAGTACTGGGTCAAGGGCGACACCTCCGGCCACGTCCAGTGGGTGAAGTCCGTCGCCCTCGACTGCGACGCCGACACCGTGCTGGTCCGGGTCGACCAGGTCGGCGCCGCCTGCCACACCGGCGCGCGCACCTGTTTCGACGCGGACGTACTGCTCAAGGACGCCGGCGTACTGCTCGAGGACGCCGATTCCGGCCTCCCGGGCGCGGATCAGTAA
- a CDS encoding RidA family protein translates to MSDLRRVTTGAPWEETFGYSRAVELPNGLVLVSGCTSIVDGEIAAGDPYEQTVNAFDVAFAALGQLGLGREDVVRTRMYLTHARDVEDVGRAHKALFDSVRPAASMLIVSGFVDPSLVVEVEVEAYRGAERS, encoded by the coding sequence GTGAGCGATCTGCGACGTGTGACGACCGGCGCGCCCTGGGAGGAGACCTTCGGGTACTCCCGTGCGGTGGAACTGCCGAACGGCCTGGTGCTGGTCTCCGGCTGCACGTCCATCGTGGACGGCGAGATCGCCGCGGGCGACCCCTACGAGCAGACGGTCAACGCCTTCGACGTCGCGTTCGCGGCGCTCGGACAGCTGGGCCTCGGCCGCGAGGACGTGGTGCGGACCCGCATGTACCTCACCCACGCCCGGGACGTGGAGGACGTCGGGCGGGCGCACAAGGCGCTGTTCGACTCCGTCCGGCCCGCCGCCTCCATGCTGATCGTCTCCGGCTTCGTGGACCCCAGCCTGGTGGTCGAGGTCGAGGTGGAGGCGTACCGAGGGGCGGAGCGGTCATGA
- the trpB gene encoding tryptophan synthase subunit beta, translating to MPSEFFIPDPEGQLPSAEGYFGAFGGKFIPEALVAAVDEVAVEYDKAKSDPEFARELDDLLVHYTGRPSSLTEVPRFAEHAGGARVFLKREDLNHTGSHKINNVLGQALLTRRMGKTRVIAETGAGQHGVATATACALFGLECTIYMGEIDTRRQALNVARMRMLGAEVVAVKSGSRTLKDAINEAFRDWVANVDRTHYLFGTVAGPHPFPAMVRDFHRVIGVEARRQILERAGRLPDAAIACVGGGSNAIGLFHAFIPDADVRLIGCEPAGHGVETGEHAATLTAGEPGILHGSRSYVLQDEEGQITEPYSISAGLDYPGIGPEHAYLKDSGRGEYRAVTDDAAMRALRLLSRTEGIIPAIESAHALAGALEVGKELGRDGLIVVNLSGRGDKDMDTAARYFDLYDTDAEVAADQDADTAEIEGDAK from the coding sequence ATGCCCAGCGAGTTCTTCATCCCCGACCCCGAGGGTCAGCTCCCCAGCGCCGAGGGGTACTTCGGCGCGTTCGGCGGCAAGTTCATCCCGGAGGCGCTGGTCGCCGCCGTGGACGAGGTCGCCGTCGAGTACGACAAGGCCAAGTCCGACCCCGAGTTCGCCCGTGAGCTCGACGACCTGCTCGTCCACTACACCGGCCGGCCCAGCTCCCTCACCGAGGTGCCGCGGTTCGCCGAACACGCCGGTGGCGCCCGGGTGTTCCTCAAGCGCGAGGACCTCAACCACACCGGCTCGCACAAGATCAACAACGTGCTCGGCCAGGCCCTGCTCACCAGGCGCATGGGCAAGACCCGCGTGATCGCCGAGACCGGCGCTGGCCAGCACGGCGTCGCGACGGCCACCGCCTGCGCGCTGTTCGGCCTCGAATGCACCATCTACATGGGCGAGATCGACACCCGGCGCCAGGCCCTGAACGTGGCCCGGATGCGCATGCTCGGCGCCGAGGTCGTCGCCGTGAAGTCCGGCAGCCGCACGCTGAAGGACGCCATCAACGAGGCCTTCCGCGACTGGGTCGCCAACGTCGACCGCACCCACTACCTCTTCGGGACCGTGGCCGGCCCGCACCCCTTCCCGGCGATGGTGCGCGACTTCCACCGCGTCATCGGCGTCGAGGCGCGGCGGCAGATCCTGGAGCGCGCGGGCCGCCTGCCCGACGCCGCCATCGCCTGCGTCGGCGGCGGCTCCAACGCCATCGGCCTCTTCCACGCCTTCATCCCCGACGCGGACGTCCGCCTCATCGGCTGCGAGCCCGCCGGGCACGGCGTCGAGACCGGCGAGCACGCGGCCACGCTCACCGCCGGTGAGCCGGGCATCCTGCACGGGTCGCGCTCCTACGTCCTCCAGGACGAGGAGGGCCAGATCACCGAGCCGTACTCGATCTCGGCCGGCCTGGACTACCCCGGCATCGGCCCCGAGCACGCCTACCTCAAGGACAGCGGCCGGGGCGAGTACCGCGCGGTCACCGACGACGCGGCCATGCGGGCCCTGCGTCTGCTGTCGCGCACCGAGGGCATCATCCCGGCCATCGAGAGCGCGCACGCGCTGGCCGGCGCCCTGGAGGTCGGCAAGGAACTGGGCAGGGACGGGCTGATCGTGGTCAACCTGTCCGGCCGCGGCGACAAGGACATGGACACGGCCGCCCGCTACTTCGACCTCTACGACACCGACGCCGAGGTCGCCGCCGACCAGGACGCCGACACCGCCGAGATCGAGGGGGACGCCAAGTGA
- a CDS encoding HGxxPAAW family protein — protein sequence MAGSSHGHTPAAWTGVIIAFIGFCVAGAFMVMAQPAGFWAGMAIVVLGGVVGWIMSKMGMGMPKDVHPVHRTTDRREPAGAES from the coding sequence ATGGCGGGCAGCAGCCACGGTCACACCCCGGCCGCCTGGACCGGTGTCATCATCGCCTTCATCGGGTTCTGCGTGGCGGGCGCCTTCATGGTGATGGCCCAGCCGGCGGGCTTCTGGGCCGGCATGGCGATCGTGGTCCTCGGCGGCGTGGTCGGCTGGATCATGAGCAAGATGGGCATGGGCATGCCGAAGGACGTCCACCCGGTGCACCGGACCACGGACCGGCGGGAGCCGGCGGGCGCCGAGAGCTGA
- the hisF gene encoding imidazole glycerol phosphate synthase subunit HisF, whose translation MTLAVRVIPCLDVDNGRVVKGVNFQNLRDAGDPVEMAKVYDAEGADELTFLDITASSGNRETTYDVVRRTAEQVFIPLTVGGGVRTAEDVDKLLRAGADKVGVNTAAIARPDLIREIAERFGRQVLVLSVDARRTASGSFEVTTHGGREGTGIDAVEWAHRAAELGAGEILLNSMDADGTKDGYDLEMIAAVRKHVSVPVIASGGAGRLADFPPAVAAGADAVLAASVFHFGDLRIGQVKETLREAGHAVR comes from the coding sequence ATGACCCTGGCGGTCCGAGTCATCCCCTGCCTGGACGTGGACAACGGCCGGGTCGTCAAGGGCGTCAACTTCCAGAACCTGCGCGACGCGGGCGACCCCGTCGAGATGGCCAAGGTGTACGACGCCGAGGGCGCCGACGAGCTGACGTTCCTGGACATCACCGCCTCGTCGGGCAACCGCGAGACGACGTACGACGTGGTGCGCCGCACCGCCGAGCAGGTGTTCATCCCGCTGACGGTCGGCGGCGGCGTCCGCACGGCCGAGGACGTGGACAAGCTGCTGCGGGCGGGCGCGGACAAGGTGGGCGTCAACACGGCCGCCATCGCCCGGCCGGACCTGATCCGGGAGATCGCCGAGCGGTTCGGCCGGCAGGTGCTGGTCCTGTCGGTGGACGCCCGCCGCACCGCGTCGGGCTCCTTCGAGGTGACCACCCACGGCGGCCGCGAGGGCACCGGCATCGACGCCGTCGAGTGGGCGCACCGGGCCGCCGAGCTGGGCGCGGGGGAGATCCTGCTCAACTCGATGGACGCGGACGGCACGAAGGACGGCTACGACCTGGAGATGATCGCCGCGGTCCGCAAGCACGTGAGCGTCCCGGTGATCGCCTCCGGCGGCGCGGGCAGGCTGGCCGACTTCCCGCCGGCCGTCGCGGCGGGCGCGGACGCGGTGCTCGCGGCGTCCGTCTTCCACTTCGGCGATCTGCGGATCGGCCAGGTCAAGGAGACACTGCGGGAGGCGGGGCACGCGGTGAGGTGA
- a CDS encoding VOC family protein yields the protein MIKVAMTSVYVDDVARAHAFYTDVLGFETRIHMDLGDGTRFVTVGAPEGAQRDLQLLLEPGQGPIAEPYRTAVRKAGLPCIVFSVDDVEEEYERLRMLGVEFTQGPRDEGPYLTAVLDDTVGNLVQLAQPKG from the coding sequence GTGATCAAGGTCGCCATGACCAGCGTGTACGTCGACGACGTGGCCAGGGCACATGCCTTCTACACGGACGTCCTCGGCTTCGAGACCCGCATCCACATGGATCTCGGCGACGGCACGCGCTTCGTCACCGTGGGCGCTCCCGAGGGGGCCCAGCGGGACCTCCAGCTGCTGCTGGAGCCCGGCCAGGGCCCCATCGCGGAGCCGTACCGCACGGCGGTGCGGAAGGCGGGACTGCCGTGCATCGTGTTCTCCGTCGACGACGTCGAGGAGGAGTACGAGCGGCTGCGGATGCTCGGGGTCGAGTTCACCCAGGGCCCGCGGGACGAGGGCCCGTACCTCACCGCCGTCCTGGACGACACGGTGGGCAACCTGGTGCAGCTGGCGCAGCCCAAGGGGTGA
- a CDS encoding helix-turn-helix domain-containing protein — MPSQENRRITDLGTLKALAHPLRIQLYRLLYIARTATASQLSEQVDEAVSLVSYHLRKLADHGLIEPAEPQSGDGRERWWQPASDGLSIHDEDFRDAPEKAAAHTAASRLIYEQRSELYRRHLDERPHWGADWKSASFDSEYLARLTAPELAELSKDVHVLLKKYDEKGRAAEAAGDTEGRENVALHVYGFPFRV, encoded by the coding sequence ATGCCCTCCCAGGAGAACCGCCGGATCACGGATCTCGGCACCCTCAAGGCCCTCGCCCATCCGCTCCGGATCCAGCTGTACCGGCTGCTGTACATCGCCCGCACCGCGACCGCCTCCCAGCTCTCCGAGCAGGTCGACGAGGCCGTCTCCCTGGTCAGCTACCACCTGCGCAAGCTCGCCGACCACGGCCTGATCGAGCCGGCCGAGCCGCAGAGCGGGGACGGACGCGAGCGCTGGTGGCAGCCCGCCTCGGACGGCCTCAGCATCCACGACGAGGACTTCCGGGACGCCCCGGAGAAAGCGGCCGCGCACACGGCGGCCTCCCGGCTCATCTACGAGCAGCGCAGCGAGCTGTACCGACGGCACCTCGACGAACGCCCCCACTGGGGTGCCGACTGGAAGAGCGCGTCCTTCGACTCGGAGTACCTGGCGCGGCTGACGGCGCCCGAACTCGCCGAGCTGTCCAAGGACGTGCACGTCCTGCTGAAGAAGTACGACGAGAAGGGCCGGGCCGCCGAGGCCGCCGGCGACACCGAAGGGCGCGAGAACGTCGCGCTGCACGTGTACGGGTTCCCGTTCCGCGTCTGA
- a CDS encoding DUF2752 domain-containing protein: protein MPDVNADSRRVTPYTTVAARLAVPAGVLAAVAGAFAYVGTVDPNQPGHYPVCPLLRLTGLYCPGCGGLRSAHAVVHGDVLAALQANAAAVVGYLGFAALWTVWVVHAVRGRPLRLDPSPALLWSLGASLLVFTVVRNLPFGGWLHP from the coding sequence ATGCCGGACGTGAACGCCGACAGTCGCAGGGTGACGCCGTACACCACCGTGGCGGCCCGGCTGGCCGTTCCCGCGGGTGTCCTCGCGGCGGTCGCCGGGGCCTTCGCGTACGTGGGGACCGTGGACCCCAACCAGCCCGGCCACTACCCCGTCTGCCCGCTGCTGCGTCTCACCGGTCTGTACTGCCCCGGCTGCGGCGGCCTGCGCAGCGCGCACGCCGTCGTCCACGGGGACGTCCTGGCGGCGCTCCAGGCCAACGCGGCGGCCGTCGTGGGCTATCTGGGGTTCGCCGCGCTGTGGACCGTCTGGGTGGTCCACGCGGTGCGCGGCCGTCCACTGCGGCTCGACCCCTCCCCGGCGCTGCTGTGGTCGCTGGGCGCGTCACTGCTGGTCTTCACGGTTGTCCGGAACCTGCCGTTCGGTGGCTGGCTGCATCCTTGA
- a CDS encoding TIGR02234 family membrane protein: MEYVTSAPRPRSDAAGPARAGRRSLAVALTCGALGAAVALLATRQQWSRGTATVAGGPFPLSASGSDVTGVPAALAIVGLAALVAVFAVRRTGRFAVSALLALSGAGIVAAALFGASDSSALDEKAAQASGDTSATVDALTHTAWPYVAAAGGLLILVAGLLALRYGRLWPAMSGRYERSGAPRPRRRAAPDPDRPEELWKALDRGEDPTGA, from the coding sequence GTGGAGTACGTGACTTCCGCACCCCGCCCCCGTTCCGACGCCGCAGGCCCCGCCCGGGCCGGCCGCCGAAGCCTCGCCGTCGCCCTGACGTGCGGCGCGCTCGGCGCGGCCGTGGCGCTGCTCGCCACCCGCCAGCAGTGGTCGCGGGGCACCGCGACGGTGGCCGGCGGCCCGTTCCCGCTGAGCGCCAGCGGCAGCGATGTCACCGGCGTCCCCGCGGCCCTGGCCATAGTGGGCCTCGCCGCGCTCGTCGCCGTCTTCGCCGTCCGCCGCACCGGCCGCTTCGCCGTCTCCGCCCTGCTCGCGCTCTCCGGCGCCGGCATCGTCGCCGCGGCTCTGTTCGGCGCCTCCGACAGCTCCGCGCTCGACGAGAAGGCCGCCCAGGCCTCCGGCGACACCTCCGCCACCGTCGACGCGCTCACCCACACCGCCTGGCCGTACGTCGCGGCCGCCGGCGGCCTGCTGATCCTGGTCGCCGGACTGCTCGCCCTGCGCTACGGCCGCCTGTGGCCCGCCATGTCCGGCCGCTACGAACGCTCCGGCGCCCCCCGCCCGCGCCGCAGGGCCGCCCCCGACCCCGACCGGCCCGAGGAACTGTGGAAGGCCCTCGACCGGGGCGAGGACCCCACGGGCGCGTAG
- a CDS encoding anthranilate synthase component I — translation MDLETFRKLATDRRVIPVTRKLLADGDTPVALYRKLAAERPGTFLLESAENGRSWSRYSFVGVRSAATLTARAGQAHWLGTPPVGVPVDGDPLVALRATIDALHTPHQDGLPPFTGGMVGYLGYDIVRRLEKIGPGERDDLRLPELTMLLTSDLAVMDHWEGSVLLIANAINHNDLDTGVDEAYADAVTRLDAMEADLSRAVAQPPAVLPPSELPEYTALWGGPDFQVAVEDIKERIRAGEAFQVVPSQRFETPCTASALDVYRVLRATNPSPYMYLFRFDGFDVVGSSPEALVKVEDGHAMVHPIAGTRHRGATPQEDQALADELLADPKERAEHLMLVDLGRNDLGRVCEPGSVEVVDFMSVERYSHVMHIVSTVTGKVAAGRTAFDVLTACFPAGTLSGAPKPRAMQIIDELEPSRRGLYGGCVGYLDFAGDSDTAIAIRTALLRDGTAYVQAGAGVVADSDPVAEDQECRNKAAAVLRAVHTANRLGA, via the coding sequence ATGGACCTCGAGACGTTCCGCAAGCTGGCCACCGACCGCCGGGTCATCCCCGTCACCCGCAAGCTCCTCGCGGACGGCGACACCCCGGTCGCGCTCTACCGCAAGCTCGCCGCCGAACGCCCCGGCACCTTCCTGCTGGAGTCCGCGGAGAACGGCCGTTCCTGGTCCCGCTACTCCTTCGTGGGCGTCCGCAGCGCCGCCACCCTCACCGCCCGCGCGGGACAGGCCCACTGGCTCGGCACCCCGCCCGTCGGCGTCCCCGTCGACGGGGACCCCCTCGTCGCCCTGCGCGCCACCATCGACGCCCTGCACACCCCGCACCAGGACGGCCTGCCGCCCTTCACCGGCGGCATGGTGGGCTACCTGGGCTACGACATCGTGCGCCGTCTGGAGAAGATCGGCCCCGGCGAGCGGGACGACCTGCGGCTGCCCGAGCTGACCATGCTCCTCACCAGCGACCTCGCGGTGATGGACCACTGGGAGGGCTCGGTCCTGCTGATCGCCAACGCGATCAACCACAACGACCTCGACACCGGCGTCGACGAGGCCTACGCCGACGCGGTGACGCGCCTGGACGCCATGGAGGCGGACCTCTCGCGCGCGGTGGCCCAGCCGCCCGCGGTCCTGCCGCCCTCCGAACTGCCCGAGTACACCGCGCTGTGGGGCGGCCCCGACTTCCAGGTGGCCGTCGAGGACATCAAGGAGCGCATCCGCGCCGGCGAGGCCTTCCAGGTCGTCCCCTCCCAGCGCTTCGAGACGCCGTGCACGGCGAGCGCCCTGGACGTCTACCGGGTCCTCCGGGCGACCAACCCGTCCCCGTACATGTACCTGTTCCGCTTCGACGGCTTCGACGTCGTCGGGTCCTCGCCCGAGGCGCTGGTCAAGGTCGAGGACGGGCACGCCATGGTCCACCCCATCGCCGGCACCCGGCACCGCGGGGCCACCCCGCAGGAGGACCAGGCCCTCGCCGACGAACTGCTCGCCGACCCCAAGGAGCGCGCCGAGCACCTCATGCTCGTCGACCTCGGGCGCAACGACCTCGGGCGGGTCTGCGAGCCGGGCTCCGTCGAGGTCGTCGACTTCATGTCCGTCGAGCGGTACTCGCACGTCATGCACATCGTCTCCACGGTCACCGGCAAGGTGGCGGCGGGCCGTACGGCCTTCGACGTCCTGACGGCCTGCTTCCCGGCGGGCACCCTCTCCGGCGCCCCCAAGCCCCGCGCGATGCAGATCATCGACGAGTTGGAGCCCTCCCGCCGCGGCCTGTACGGCGGCTGTGTGGGCTACCTGGACTTCGCCGGCGACTCCGACACCGCCATCGCCATCCGCACGGCCCTGCTGCGCGACGGCACCGCCTACGTCCAGGCGGGCGCCGGCGTCGTGGCCGACTCCGACCCGGTCGCCGAGGACCAGGAGTGCCGCAACAAGGCGGCGGCGGTCCTGCGCGCGGTCCACACCGCCAACCGGCTGGGCGCGTAA
- the trpC gene encoding indole-3-glycerol phosphate synthase TrpC, protein MSVLDEIIDGVRADLAERQARVSLDELKERAAKAPAAKDGVAALRGDGVKVICEVKRSSPSKGALAAIADPAGLAADYEAGGAAVISVLTEQRRFGGSLADLEAVRARVDIPVLRKDFIVTSYQLWEARAYGADLALLIVAALEQSALESLIERAVSIGLTPLVEVHDEDEVERAVDAGAKVIGVNARNLKTLDVDRGTFERLAPEIPAHIVKIAESGVRGPHDLIAYANAGADAVLVGESLVTGKDPRTAVSDLVAAGEHPALRHGRG, encoded by the coding sequence GTGAGTGTGCTCGACGAGATCATCGACGGAGTCCGTGCCGACCTCGCGGAGCGGCAGGCGCGCGTCAGCCTCGACGAGCTCAAGGAGCGCGCGGCGAAGGCACCCGCGGCCAAGGACGGGGTGGCCGCGCTGCGCGGCGACGGCGTCAAGGTGATCTGCGAGGTCAAGCGCTCCAGCCCGTCCAAGGGCGCGCTGGCCGCGATCGCCGACCCGGCCGGGCTCGCCGCCGACTACGAGGCGGGCGGCGCCGCCGTCATCTCCGTCCTCACCGAACAGCGCCGCTTCGGCGGCTCGCTGGCCGACCTGGAGGCGGTCCGGGCGCGGGTGGACATCCCCGTGCTGCGCAAGGACTTCATCGTCACCTCCTACCAGCTGTGGGAGGCCCGGGCCTACGGCGCCGACCTCGCGCTGCTGATCGTCGCGGCCCTCGAACAGTCGGCCCTGGAGTCGCTCATCGAGCGCGCGGTGTCCATCGGACTCACCCCGCTGGTCGAGGTGCACGACGAGGACGAGGTCGAGCGCGCGGTGGACGCGGGCGCCAAGGTGATCGGCGTCAACGCGCGCAACCTGAAGACGCTGGACGTCGACCGCGGCACGTTCGAGCGGCTCGCCCCCGAGATCCCCGCCCACATCGTGAAGATCGCCGAGTCCGGCGTCCGCGGCCCGCACGACCTCATCGCCTACGCCAACGCCGGCGCCGACGCGGTCCTGGTCGGTGAGTCCCTGGTCACCGGCAAGGACCCGAGGACGGCGGTCTCCGACCTGGTCGCCGCGGGCGAGCACCCGGCGCTCCGGCACGGCCGCGGCTGA
- a CDS encoding TIGR03085 family metal-binding protein → MSTFAKRERLLLADLLEAEGPEAPTLCEGWTTRDLAAHVVVRERRPDAAGGLLIKQLASRLDKVTEEFAAKPYEELIRLIRTGPPRFSPFSLKQIDEASNIVEFYVHTEDVRRARPDWTPRELDPVFQDALWSRLERTARLMGRGVPTGLVLRRPDGQTAVAHRGTPVVTVTGDPSELLLFTYGRQSAARVELDGDKDAVARLHEAKQLGI, encoded by the coding sequence ATGTCGACCTTCGCCAAGCGTGAACGACTTCTCCTGGCCGATCTGTTGGAGGCCGAGGGCCCCGAGGCCCCGACCCTGTGCGAGGGCTGGACGACCCGTGACCTCGCCGCGCACGTGGTGGTGCGCGAACGCCGTCCCGATGCCGCCGGCGGCCTGCTGATCAAACAGCTCGCCTCCCGCCTGGACAAGGTGACGGAGGAGTTCGCGGCCAAGCCGTACGAGGAGCTGATCCGGCTGATCCGGACCGGCCCGCCGCGGTTCTCGCCCTTCTCCCTCAAACAGATCGACGAGGCGTCGAACATCGTCGAGTTCTACGTCCACACCGAGGACGTCCGCCGGGCCCGGCCGGACTGGACGCCCCGTGAACTCGACCCGGTCTTCCAGGACGCCCTGTGGTCCCGCCTGGAGCGCACCGCCCGCCTGATGGGCCGGGGCGTCCCGACGGGACTGGTGCTGCGCCGCCCGGACGGCCAGACGGCGGTCGCCCACCGCGGCACGCCGGTGGTGACGGTGACCGGCGACCCGTCGGAGCTGCTGCTGTTCACCTACGGCCGGCAGAGCGCGGCCAGGGTCGAACTGGACGGCGACAAGGACGCCGTCGCCCGGCTGCACGAGGCCAAGCAGCTCGGGATCTGA